Proteins co-encoded in one Streptomyces sp. NBC_01283 genomic window:
- a CDS encoding cellulase family glycosylhydrolase, which yields MRRHSAQLTHDSAVLPWIGANFWSRTGGPLMWRNYDPKTVREELAVLREHGMTMTRSFFYWPDFHPEPHRIDEELCERFRDFLDAHTELGMGTVPTFIVGHMSGENWDPVWRGDRDLYEDVWLVGRQAWFVSQMTRRFKDHAAVTGWLITNEMPGYGRIYQVDPPSSDVVTAWAQFMCDAVRAAGGTQPVSLGDGAWGIEVTGRDNGFSLRDTAEYVDFVGPHVYRSDTDRVRQHYRAAFECELAAVTEQPVVLEEFGLSTDTVSAENAGIYYRQTLHNSLLGGATGWIAWNNTDYDDLWDQSPYDHHPFEMHFGITDSTGAPKTPLIELASFSRVLEQVDFAHCRRADADAALVVPAFLERGYPYSRPADRPLIFTSLHQGYVAARGADLPVGLTREADGLPGDASLYLLPSTRQLTTRTRRELERRAREGATVYLSFCSGEHPGTRGPWFDDLDGLFGVELQLSYGVAEPIEDDVLELTFTEDFGGIVAGETLRFPVAGNEDSRAYLPVVPTGARVVAKDTHGRPALLVNETGQGRTVLATYPLEHMAARTARVNPEQTHRLYAALARLAGVERPVTVDSPYVSADVLVHEDGRRFVWLVSQSDEELAVHPAVAGSLHDLETGAAVAEVRLAPFGVRVLEQR from the coding sequence ATGCGACGCCACAGCGCCCAGCTCACCCATGACTCCGCCGTCCTGCCCTGGATCGGCGCCAACTTCTGGTCCCGCACCGGCGGTCCGCTGATGTGGCGGAACTACGACCCGAAGACGGTCCGCGAGGAACTCGCCGTGCTGCGTGAGCACGGCATGACGATGACCCGCTCGTTCTTCTACTGGCCGGACTTCCACCCCGAACCGCACCGCATCGACGAGGAGTTGTGCGAGCGCTTCCGCGACTTCCTCGACGCGCACACCGAGCTGGGCATGGGCACGGTGCCCACCTTCATCGTCGGGCACATGTCCGGCGAGAACTGGGACCCGGTGTGGCGCGGGGACCGGGACCTCTACGAGGACGTGTGGCTGGTCGGCCGCCAGGCGTGGTTCGTGTCGCAGATGACGCGCCGCTTCAAGGACCACGCGGCGGTCACGGGGTGGCTCATCACCAATGAGATGCCGGGCTACGGCCGCATCTACCAGGTGGATCCGCCGTCGAGTGATGTCGTCACCGCGTGGGCGCAGTTCATGTGCGACGCGGTGCGCGCGGCGGGCGGCACCCAGCCGGTGTCGCTCGGGGACGGCGCGTGGGGCATCGAGGTGACGGGCCGCGACAACGGCTTCTCGCTGCGGGACACGGCCGAGTACGTCGACTTCGTGGGCCCGCACGTCTACCGCTCCGACACGGACCGCGTACGGCAGCACTACCGCGCCGCCTTCGAGTGCGAGCTGGCCGCGGTCACCGAACAGCCGGTGGTCCTCGAAGAGTTCGGCCTCTCGACGGACACCGTGTCGGCGGAGAACGCGGGCATCTACTACCGCCAGACCCTCCACAACTCCCTCCTCGGCGGCGCGACCGGCTGGATAGCCTGGAACAACACCGACTACGACGACCTGTGGGACCAGTCGCCGTACGACCACCACCCCTTCGAGATGCACTTCGGCATCACGGACAGCACCGGCGCCCCGAAGACTCCGCTCATCGAACTCGCCTCGTTCTCCCGGGTATTGGAGCAGGTCGACTTCGCGCACTGCCGCCGCGCGGACGCGGACGCGGCGCTCGTGGTGCCCGCGTTCCTGGAGCGCGGCTACCCCTACAGCCGCCCCGCCGACCGTCCGCTGATCTTCACCTCCCTCCACCAGGGGTACGTCGCCGCGCGCGGGGCCGACCTCCCGGTGGGCCTCACGCGGGAGGCGGACGGGCTTCCCGGTGACGCGTCCCTCTATCTCCTGCCGTCCACCCGGCAGTTGACGACCCGCACCCGGCGCGAGCTGGAGCGGCGGGCCCGCGAGGGCGCCACCGTGTACCTGTCGTTCTGCTCCGGCGAGCACCCCGGGACGCGCGGGCCGTGGTTCGACGACCTGGACGGGCTCTTCGGCGTCGAGCTCCAGCTCTCCTACGGGGTGGCCGAGCCCATCGAGGACGACGTCCTGGAGCTGACGTTCACGGAAGACTTCGGCGGCATCGTGGCGGGCGAGACACTGCGCTTCCCTGTCGCGGGCAACGAGGACAGCCGCGCCTATCTGCCGGTCGTCCCGACAGGGGCGCGGGTCGTGGCGAAGGACACGCACGGCCGCCCCGCGCTCCTGGTCAACGAGACGGGCCAGGGCCGTACGGTCCTGGCGACGTACCCCTTGGAGCACATGGCCGCGCGCACGGCCCGCGTCAACCCGGAGCAGACGCACCGGCTGTACGCGGCACTGGCCCGACTCGCGGGCGTGGAGCGTCCGGTGACCGTCGACAGCCCCTACGTGTCGGCGGACGTCCTGGTGCACGAGGACGGGCGGCGGTTCGTGTGGCTGGTCAGCCAGTCGGACGAGGAGCTGGCGGTGCACCCGGCGGTGGCCGGTTCGCTGCACGACCTGGAGACGGGTGCGGCGGTGGCGGAGGTGCGGCTCGCCCCGTTCGGCGTGCGCGTCCTCGAACAGCGATGA
- a CDS encoding LacI family DNA-binding transcriptional regulator, with product MNGSKTSGRDSGGRPTIKAVAAAAGVSTAAVSQAFNAKGRLSEPTRRRILDAAANLGWSPSATATALRSARTRTLALVVRRPTDVLGADPHFSELITGLEGELAPRGYGLLLHLVTDVAEESALYERLAAEGRVDGAVLTDARTDDPRPPLLRGLGLPAVLLGAPHPDAPVPTVGLGNQGAGIHEAVDHLMELGHRRIAYVAGPGELRHTGLRRAVFEETLALRGLEPAALLSTDFSEAAAVAATEELLSMAERPTAVMYANDSMAVCGIGAAQRAGLRVPDDLSVVGYDNLPIGRWLHPRLTTVDQQVQRVGAAAARALLAQCGEDVPPVALDDRPRLVIRESTGPA from the coding sequence GTGAACGGGTCGAAGACATCGGGCAGGGACAGCGGCGGGCGTCCCACGATCAAGGCGGTCGCCGCAGCGGCGGGGGTCTCCACGGCCGCCGTCTCGCAGGCCTTCAACGCCAAGGGCCGCCTCTCGGAGCCCACCCGGCGCCGCATCCTGGACGCCGCGGCCAACCTCGGCTGGTCGCCCAGTGCGACGGCCACGGCGCTGCGCAGCGCGCGGACCCGCACGCTCGCCCTCGTCGTGCGCCGCCCCACGGACGTGCTCGGCGCGGACCCGCACTTCAGCGAGCTGATCACCGGCTTGGAGGGCGAGCTGGCGCCGCGCGGCTACGGCTTGCTGCTCCACCTGGTCACGGACGTGGCCGAGGAGAGCGCGCTGTACGAACGTCTCGCCGCCGAGGGCCGCGTCGACGGCGCCGTCCTGACCGACGCCCGCACCGACGATCCGCGCCCGCCGCTCCTGCGCGGCCTGGGTCTGCCCGCCGTGCTGCTCGGCGCGCCCCACCCGGACGCGCCCGTGCCCACCGTGGGCCTGGGCAACCAGGGCGCCGGCATACACGAAGCCGTCGACCACCTCATGGAACTCGGCCACCGGCGCATCGCCTATGTGGCGGGGCCCGGCGAGCTGCGGCACACGGGGCTGCGCCGGGCGGTCTTCGAAGAGACCTTGGCCCTCCGGGGGCTTGAGCCCGCCGCGCTGCTGAGCACCGACTTCTCCGAGGCCGCAGCCGTCGCCGCCACCGAGGAGCTGCTCTCCATGGCGGAGCGTCCCACCGCCGTCATGTACGCCAACGACTCCATGGCGGTCTGCGGCATCGGCGCGGCCCAGCGCGCCGGGCTGCGCGTCCCGGACGACCTGTCCGTCGTCGGCTACGACAACCTCCCGATCGGCCGCTGGCTGCATCCGCGCCTGACGACCGTCGACCAGCAGGTGCAGCGGGTCGGCGCGGCAGCCGCGCGTGCGCTGCTCGCGCAGTGCGGCGAAGACGTGCCGCCCGTCGCCCTGGACGATCGCCCGCGTCTTGTCATCCGGGAGTCGACGGGGCCCGCCTGA
- a CDS encoding carbohydrate ABC transporter permease — MKHGKSWLPAHILAWAYAALLVVPLYYLLASAFKTNDQIFASPFSLPTSLSFGNFRTAFESADLGLAVFNSALVTAFSLALTLALAIPAAFAIARATGPLGAFVEKVFSLGFLIPTFAALFPTFLLAAATGLFHTRLFMVLFLPATAMPLSVVILVQFMRTIPREMEEAARMDGASTFAVLRHVYTPMCLPGIATVLLLNFLTFWNEYLYSLVIIGPDPSQRTVQVALPTLKSLTGTDYGVLTAGTVLTLVPVWAVYTVLQKRMQQALVSGAVKM, encoded by the coding sequence TTGAAGCACGGAAAGTCCTGGCTGCCCGCGCACATCCTGGCGTGGGCGTACGCGGCGCTGCTCGTCGTCCCCCTCTACTATCTGCTCGCCTCGGCCTTCAAGACGAACGACCAGATCTTCGCGAGCCCCTTCTCCCTTCCCACCTCGCTGTCCTTCGGCAATTTCCGTACGGCTTTCGAGAGCGCCGATCTGGGGCTCGCGGTCTTCAACTCGGCGCTGGTGACGGCCTTTTCGCTCGCTCTGACGCTGGCACTCGCCATTCCGGCGGCGTTCGCCATCGCCCGCGCGACCGGGCCGCTCGGCGCGTTCGTCGAGAAGGTCTTCTCGCTGGGCTTCCTCATCCCGACGTTCGCCGCGCTCTTCCCGACCTTCCTGCTCGCGGCGGCCACGGGGCTCTTCCACACCCGCCTGTTCATGGTGCTCTTCCTGCCCGCCACCGCGATGCCGCTGTCCGTCGTCATCCTGGTGCAGTTCATGCGGACCATCCCCAGGGAGATGGAGGAGGCGGCGCGAATGGACGGCGCGTCGACGTTCGCGGTGCTGCGGCACGTGTACACGCCGATGTGTCTGCCCGGCATCGCGACGGTGCTGCTCCTGAACTTCCTGACGTTCTGGAACGAGTACCTGTACTCGCTCGTCATCATCGGCCCCGACCCGTCCCAGCGCACCGTGCAGGTCGCCCTGCCCACCCTCAAGTCCCTGACGGGGACGGATTACGGGGTACTGACCGCCGGTACGGTACTGACTCTCGTACCGGTATGGGCCGTCTACACGGTGCTGCAGAAGCGGATGCAGCAGGCCCTCGTCAGTGGGGCGGTGAAGATGTGA
- a CDS encoding carbohydrate ABC transporter permease has product MTTPTMSTNVPPGGTEVRPAPSKPPVRKRRQEGGTILAVPALVWYLVFMVGPMIAIFVIAALHWPGMLQPVSFAGFDNVRTVFGDPVFWDAVRNTAVQLAVALPVMIVCAYMLGYYVAQKPPGHRALRYLLFIPGLISTPAKAMVFYAALSPDGLVNGALKSVGLGSVTDAWLASPSTALACLIMLDIWGGIGFTAVLFAARLGSVPEEIGEAAQLDGAGHWRTMWGVHFPVIREYVGVVTMLQFLWTFFGSAQHVLLLTQGGPGSSSTTLSFLVYQKAFIAADLGYSQTVGVILFLVGLVGLLSIRRAFRQNY; this is encoded by the coding sequence ATGACGACGCCGACGATGTCGACGAACGTGCCGCCGGGCGGGACCGAGGTCCGCCCCGCACCGTCGAAGCCCCCCGTCCGCAAGCGCCGCCAGGAAGGCGGCACGATCCTCGCCGTCCCCGCCCTGGTCTGGTACCTGGTCTTCATGGTCGGCCCGATGATCGCGATCTTCGTGATCGCGGCCCTGCACTGGCCGGGCATGCTCCAGCCGGTGTCGTTCGCCGGGTTCGACAACGTCCGTACGGTCTTCGGCGACCCGGTGTTCTGGGACGCCGTGCGCAATACGGCGGTCCAGCTCGCCGTCGCCCTGCCGGTCATGATCGTGTGCGCGTACATGCTGGGCTACTACGTGGCGCAGAAGCCGCCGGGCCACCGCGCCCTGCGTTACCTCCTCTTCATCCCCGGCCTCATCTCCACCCCGGCCAAGGCGATGGTGTTCTACGCGGCCCTCTCCCCCGACGGTCTGGTCAACGGCGCGCTGAAGTCGGTGGGCCTCGGTTCGGTGACCGACGCCTGGCTGGCCTCGCCCTCGACGGCGCTCGCCTGTCTCATCATGCTCGACATCTGGGGCGGCATCGGCTTCACGGCCGTCCTGTTCGCGGCGCGGCTCGGCAGTGTGCCCGAGGAGATCGGCGAGGCGGCGCAGCTGGACGGCGCCGGGCACTGGCGGACGATGTGGGGCGTGCACTTCCCGGTCATCCGCGAGTACGTGGGCGTGGTGACGATGCTCCAGTTCCTGTGGACGTTCTTCGGGTCGGCGCAACATGTCCTGCTGCTCACGCAGGGCGGGCCCGGCAGTTCGTCGACCACTCTTTCCTTCCTCGTCTACCAGAAGGCGTTCATCGCGGCCGACCTCGGCTACAGCCAGACCGTCGGCGTGATCCTCTTCCTGGTCGGCCTCGTCGGTCTGCTCAGCATCCGCCGCGCGTTCCGCCAGAACTACTGA
- a CDS encoding ABC transporter substrate-binding protein translates to MRSTMSRRGFLAAGSGLAAATALPALAGCSTLASADSDPDTLVVHSQLGTTAPGSPTYLSALNTFRDENPGLKVKNLVNGDDLAQVYETSRLARKEPDVVMVNLYDKTLAWTDVGATVDVKGYMDDWGLRKRVLPVALDAWTDGRGRLRAFPYFATNWPVAYNTALLDKAGVDAIPTTGDQLIAAARKLRARGIAPVTVGGNDWTGQKLLAQIIQTFLSPDEARKVFTSGDFSGSRGAREGIEYFAALRDAGVFADKAQGLTSDTMTTQFNTQAAAIESAMSSALAKVPEKVARHTEVGGWPLAPDAAHAKPTILRTYTLIGFWISPNGTKKLDAVEKFLRFMYRPDTVARFIRESGRDMALRSDTLSTDFPLVAAAQRLGTDVSQALLPDLYVPPAATQPLITATSTAFTRGTSPAKVRSVLEAAYRTA, encoded by the coding sequence GTGCGCTCAACGATGAGTCGGCGCGGCTTCCTCGCCGCAGGTTCCGGCCTGGCCGCCGCCACCGCCCTGCCCGCCCTCGCCGGCTGTTCCACGCTGGCATCGGCGGATTCCGATCCCGACACGCTCGTGGTGCACAGCCAGCTCGGCACCACCGCCCCGGGCTCGCCCACGTACCTGTCCGCCCTGAACACCTTCCGGGACGAGAACCCGGGCCTGAAGGTGAAGAACCTGGTCAACGGCGACGACCTCGCGCAGGTCTACGAGACCTCACGGCTTGCCCGCAAGGAGCCGGACGTCGTCATGGTGAACCTCTACGACAAGACGCTGGCCTGGACCGACGTCGGGGCCACCGTCGACGTCAAGGGGTACATGGACGACTGGGGGCTGCGAAAGCGCGTTCTGCCCGTCGCCCTCGACGCCTGGACCGACGGCAGGGGCCGCCTTCGCGCCTTCCCGTACTTCGCCACCAACTGGCCGGTCGCCTACAACACCGCGCTGCTCGACAAGGCCGGGGTCGACGCGATCCCCACCACCGGCGACCAGCTGATCGCCGCCGCCCGCAAGCTCCGCGCCAGGGGCATCGCGCCGGTGACCGTCGGCGGCAACGACTGGACGGGGCAGAAGCTCCTCGCCCAGATCATCCAGACCTTCCTCTCCCCCGACGAGGCGCGGAAAGTCTTCACGAGCGGCGACTTCAGCGGCAGCCGGGGCGCCCGCGAGGGCATCGAGTACTTCGCCGCCCTGCGGGACGCGGGTGTCTTCGCCGACAAGGCGCAAGGCCTGACCTCGGACACGATGACGACGCAGTTCAACACTCAGGCCGCCGCCATCGAGTCCGCGATGTCCTCCGCGCTCGCCAAGGTCCCGGAGAAGGTCGCGCGGCACACCGAGGTCGGCGGCTGGCCTCTCGCGCCGGACGCCGCGCACGCCAAGCCGACCATCCTGCGGACGTACACCCTCATCGGTTTCTGGATCAGCCCGAACGGCACGAAGAAGCTGGACGCCGTCGAGAAGTTCCTGCGCTTCATGTACCGCCCGGACACCGTCGCGCGCTTCATCAGGGAGAGCGGCCGGGACATGGCGCTGCGCTCCGACACCCTCAGCACGGACTTCCCGCTGGTCGCCGCGGCGCAGCGGCTCGGCACCGACGTCAGCCAGGCCCTGCTGCCCGATCTGTACGTGCCGCCGGCCGCGACGCAGCCCCTGATCACCGCGACCAGCACGGCGTTCACCCGTGGCACGAGCCCCGCCAAGGTGCGCTCCGTGCTCGAAGCCGCGTACCGCACCGCATGA
- a CDS encoding FAD-dependent oxidoreductase — MSRYPNLLNPLDLGFTTLPNRVLMGSMHVGLEEAPNGFERMAEFYATRARGGVGLIVTGGIAPNELGRPWDGGAKLTTEAEAEKHAGVTAAVHAAGGKIAMQILHFGRYAYHEGLVAPSAIKAPISPFVPRALTDDEVEQTIEDFVRAAELAKLAGYDGVEVMGSEGYLINEFIAAPTNQREDRWGGAYENRIRFPVEIVRRIRERVGADFILIYRLSMLDLVPGGSTLEEVVHLAKEIEAAGATIINTGIGWHEARIPTIATSVPRGAYTFVTKKVMGEVSVPLVTTNRINTPEIAEQLLADGAADMVSLARPLLADPDFVAKARAEQSDAINTCIGCNQACLDHTFNLQITSCLVNPRACHETELVLAPTRTKKRVAVVGAGPAGLAFAVSAAERGHDVTLIDAASEIGGQLNVARKVPGKEEFDETLRYFRTQLELHGVDVRLNTRATAQELAKAAYDEVVVATGVSPRIPEIPGIDHPSVVGYLDVLRDSAPVGERVAIIGAGGIGFDVAEYLTDSGDKASLDPATYFRQWGVDMDYKDRGGLTTPDRPTPPRSVHLLQRKTSKVGQGLGKTTGWIHRTELRHRGVTMVPGASYDLIDDAGLHITVDGQSTVIPVDTVVLCSGQDPRRDLYEELLAGGHSAHLIGGADVAAELDAKRAIKQGTELAAAL, encoded by the coding sequence ATGAGCCGCTACCCGAACCTGCTGAACCCGCTCGACCTGGGCTTCACCACCCTGCCCAACCGGGTCCTCATGGGATCCATGCACGTGGGCCTGGAAGAGGCGCCGAACGGTTTCGAGCGGATGGCGGAGTTCTACGCGACCCGCGCGCGCGGCGGTGTCGGCCTCATCGTCACGGGCGGCATCGCCCCGAACGAGCTCGGCCGCCCCTGGGACGGCGGCGCCAAGCTGACCACCGAGGCGGAGGCCGAGAAGCACGCCGGGGTCACCGCGGCCGTGCATGCCGCGGGCGGCAAGATCGCCATGCAGATCCTGCACTTCGGGCGGTACGCCTACCACGAGGGCCTCGTCGCGCCGAGCGCCATCAAGGCGCCGATCAGCCCCTTCGTGCCCCGCGCCCTCACGGACGACGAGGTCGAGCAGACCATCGAGGACTTCGTGCGTGCCGCCGAGCTGGCCAAGCTCGCGGGCTACGACGGCGTCGAAGTCATGGGCTCCGAGGGCTACTTGATCAATGAGTTCATCGCGGCCCCCACCAACCAGCGCGAGGACCGCTGGGGCGGCGCCTACGAGAACCGCATCCGCTTCCCCGTCGAGATCGTCCGCCGCATCCGCGAGCGGGTCGGCGCCGACTTCATCCTCATCTACCGCCTCTCCATGCTGGACCTCGTCCCCGGCGGCTCGACCCTCGAAGAGGTCGTCCACCTCGCCAAGGAGATCGAGGCCGCGGGCGCCACGATCATCAACACCGGCATCGGCTGGCACGAGGCGCGCATCCCCACCATCGCGACGTCGGTGCCGCGCGGCGCGTACACCTTCGTCACGAAGAAGGTGATGGGCGAGGTCTCTGTCCCGCTCGTCACCACCAACCGCATCAACACCCCGGAGATCGCCGAGCAGTTGCTCGCCGACGGCGCCGCCGACATGGTGTCCCTGGCCCGTCCGCTCCTCGCCGACCCGGACTTCGTCGCCAAGGCGCGGGCCGAGCAGTCCGACGCCATCAACACCTGCATCGGCTGCAACCAGGCCTGCCTGGACCACACCTTCAACTTGCAGATCACCTCTTGCCTGGTGAACCCGCGCGCCTGCCACGAGACCGAGCTCGTCCTCGCGCCGACCCGCACCAAGAAGCGCGTCGCCGTCGTCGGCGCGGGCCCGGCCGGGCTCGCCTTCGCGGTGTCGGCGGCCGAGCGCGGCCACGACGTCACGCTCATCGACGCGGCGTCCGAGATCGGCGGCCAGCTCAATGTCGCCCGCAAGGTGCCCGGCAAGGAAGAGTTCGACGAGACCCTGCGCTACTTCCGCACCCAGCTCGAACTGCACGGCGTGGATGTCCGGTTGAACACCCGGGCCACGGCGCAAGAGCTCGCGAAGGCCGCATACGACGAGGTGGTCGTCGCCACCGGAGTCAGCCCTCGCATTCCCGAGATCCCCGGCATCGACCACCCCAGCGTGGTCGGCTACCTCGACGTGCTGCGCGACAGCGCGCCGGTGGGGGAGCGGGTCGCGATCATCGGCGCGGGCGGCATCGGCTTCGACGTCGCCGAGTACCTCACCGACAGCGGCGACAAGGCGAGCCTGGACCCGGCGACGTACTTCCGTCAGTGGGGCGTCGACATGGACTACAAGGACCGCGGCGGCCTGACCACGCCCGACCGCCCCACCCCGCCGCGCTCCGTGCACCTCCTGCAGCGCAAGACGTCCAAGGTCGGCCAGGGCCTCGGCAAGACCACAGGCTGGATCCACCGCACCGAGCTGCGCCACCGCGGCGTCACGATGGTCCCCGGCGCGAGCTACGACCTCATCGACGACGCGGGCCTGCACATCACGGTCGACGGACAGTCCACGGTCATCCCCGTCGACACGGTCGTCCTCTGCTCGGGCCAGGACCCGCGCCGCGACCTGTACGAGGAGCTGCTGGCCGGCGGGCACAGCGCGCACCTCATCGGGGGCGCGGACGTGGCGGCCGAGCTGGATGCCAAGCGGGCCATCAAGCAGGGCACGGAGCTGGCCGCCGCACTGTGA
- a CDS encoding PadR family transcriptional regulator, protein MSLPHAILTALLEKPSSGLELTRRFDKSIGYFWSATHQQIYRELGKLERDGAIRALEQQQVTRGQKKEYEVLPAGRAELARWTAASQDPKPLRDTLLLRLRAAAVVGTDGIEADLRRHLTLHRQQLAEYEEIEKRDFPPGKDAVEDRLRHVVLRAGIDLETFWTQWLEQTLEELGAPET, encoded by the coding sequence ATGTCACTCCCGCACGCGATCCTCACCGCTCTGCTAGAGAAGCCCTCGTCGGGGCTCGAGCTGACCCGCAGGTTCGACAAGTCGATCGGCTACTTCTGGTCGGCCACGCACCAGCAGATCTACCGCGAGCTGGGGAAACTGGAGCGGGACGGCGCCATCCGCGCCCTGGAGCAGCAGCAGGTGACCCGCGGGCAGAAGAAGGAGTACGAGGTCCTGCCCGCGGGCCGCGCCGAGCTGGCCCGCTGGACGGCCGCCAGCCAGGACCCCAAGCCGCTGCGGGACACGCTCCTGCTGCGCCTGCGGGCCGCGGCGGTCGTCGGCACGGACGGCATCGAGGCGGACCTGCGCCGCCATCTCACCCTGCACCGGCAGCAGTTGGCCGAGTACGAGGAGATCGAGAAGCGGGACTTCCCGCCGGGCAAGGATGCGGTGGAGGACCGGCTGAGGCATGTGGTGCTGCGGGCCGGGATCGACCTGGAGACGTTCTGGACGCAGTGGCTCGAGCAGACGCTGGAGGAGCTCGGAGCCCCGGAGACCTGA
- a CDS encoding fibronectin type III domain-containing protein, producing the protein MRRTPHLSALLAVTACTLTACAWGGGQDAKDVRPPAAPRGLTVQAGSATTAHVMWNRATDDTGVTGYDVYRGATRVKRVPGDKHMVDVVGLKPSTTYTFTVRARDAEGNIGPAGTKLTVTTPAAATADRKPPSRPGSPRGTVEGSRAVTLSWGASKDDQGVASYEIYQGTSKIHSVTGSEHRTLVTGLRPGTDYRFTVKALDAADNASPASRSVRLTTAAGRDDGRGTAPTDFRATTRRADGAYYIDLAWTPPDTGGAVAEYQIHLDGKSATSLVFGGTAPRKKATHSFYVGKKPGDTHRVKLRAKLPDGTWGGYSPERTVTTGR; encoded by the coding sequence GTGCGACGGACCCCCCACCTGTCTGCCCTCCTGGCCGTCACCGCCTGCACCCTCACCGCCTGCGCGTGGGGCGGCGGCCAGGACGCGAAGGACGTGCGGCCCCCGGCCGCCCCCAGAGGCCTCACGGTCCAGGCGGGCAGCGCCACCACCGCCCACGTCATGTGGAACCGGGCCACGGACGACACCGGAGTCACCGGATACGACGTGTACCGGGGCGCCACCCGCGTCAAGCGCGTGCCGGGCGACAAGCACATGGTGGACGTCGTCGGCCTGAAGCCGTCCACCACCTACACCTTCACGGTCCGCGCCCGCGACGCCGAGGGGAACATCGGTCCGGCCGGCACGAAGCTGACCGTCACCACGCCCGCCGCGGCCACCGCCGACCGCAAGCCGCCCTCCCGGCCCGGCTCACCGCGCGGCACGGTCGAGGGGAGCCGGGCGGTGACGCTGTCCTGGGGAGCGTCGAAGGACGACCAGGGCGTCGCCTCGTACGAGATCTATCAGGGCACGTCGAAGATCCACAGCGTGACCGGGAGCGAGCACCGGACCCTTGTCACGGGGCTGCGGCCGGGCACCGACTACCGCTTCACCGTCAAGGCGCTCGACGCGGCCGACAATGCCTCCCCCGCGAGCCGCTCCGTCCGCCTGACCACCGCGGCGGGCCGGGACGACGGGCGGGGCACGGCGCCGACGGACTTCCGCGCGACGACCCGCCGCGCCGACGGGGCGTACTACATCGACCTGGCGTGGACGCCGCCGGACACCGGCGGCGCGGTGGCGGAGTATCAGATCCACCTCGACGGGAAGAGCGCCACCTCGCTGGTGTTCGGCGGCACGGCGCCCCGCAAGAAGGCCACACACAGCTTCTACGTCGGCAAGAAACCGGGCGACACCCACCGCGTGAAGCTCCGGGCCAAGCTCCCCGACGGGACGTGGGGCGGCTACTCCCCCGAGCGGACGGTCACCACCGGCCGATGA
- a CDS encoding glycoside hydrolase family 75 protein — MRTRTVALAVATGAALLAPVCLPATAYPQESEPGRKPSRINGSSAAPAVHEGSVSAAALLAKTGSCKQVSRGKYRTDDGARANIPVCGKRGAVFWKADMDIDCDGRPGRACNRRTDPLFLDATAFQESNGRQLSAERLPYVVVPGPSRRWSHAKHGITGGSVAAVIYRGKVLYAVVGDTGPTELIGEASYAAAKSLGISPDPRSGGTAAGVTYIVFNGPKASPIENHRAAVTRGDALARQFLRQN, encoded by the coding sequence GTGCGCACCAGAACCGTGGCGCTCGCCGTCGCCACCGGAGCCGCCCTGCTCGCCCCCGTGTGCCTGCCCGCCACGGCATACCCGCAGGAGAGCGAACCAGGCAGGAAGCCGTCCCGGATCAACGGGAGTTCAGCTGCTCCGGCCGTCCACGAGGGGTCCGTGTCCGCTGCCGCACTCCTCGCCAAGACCGGATCCTGCAAACAGGTCTCGCGCGGCAAGTACCGTACGGACGACGGAGCCCGCGCGAACATCCCCGTCTGCGGCAAGCGGGGCGCGGTGTTCTGGAAGGCCGACATGGACATCGACTGCGACGGCCGGCCGGGCAGGGCCTGCAACCGGCGCACGGACCCGCTGTTCCTCGACGCCACCGCGTTCCAGGAGTCCAACGGCCGCCAGCTCAGCGCGGAGCGCCTGCCGTACGTCGTCGTGCCGGGCCCGAGCCGCCGCTGGAGCCACGCGAAGCACGGCATCACGGGCGGCTCGGTGGCCGCCGTGATCTACCGGGGCAAGGTCCTGTACGCCGTCGTCGGCGACACCGGGCCCACCGAACTCATCGGCGAGGCGTCCTACGCGGCGGCGAAGTCGCTCGGCATCAGCCCCGACCCCAGGTCGGGCGGCACCGCCGCGGGCGTCACCTACATCGTCTTCAACGGCCCCAAGGCGTCCCCCATCGAGAACCACCGGGCCGCGGTCACCCGAGGTGACGCGCTGGCCCGGCAGTTCCTCCGGCAGAACTGA